Genomic DNA from Babylonia areolata isolate BAREFJ2019XMU chromosome 9, ASM4173473v1, whole genome shotgun sequence:
GCTTCTTTCgcttcactttttctttctttctttctttttatgggggttggggttgggggcctAGATAGTGAACATGCGTAAGTTTGTTTCTATGCATGCAAGTGACATcgatttatacatacatacatacatacatagaataaagattaaaaaaacaaccaaacaaaaaaaaaccaaaaaaaacccccaacttaaCGTGTATTATACAGAACAAATTTTAAATAGAGCGGGACAGGATTGGGTTAACAGAATATATGCAGTAACCTGCATGGTTGAAGAATGTCAGTTtaagaatgtttgtttgttttttgttgtttttttgtttgttttaatgaatCGGGCATAAACTAAAGACTGGCCAGTGTGCGATATATACGAAGAACGGAGAGGTGAAGTAAAAACATGGGACACCCAGGGACTGGACGAAAGACAGTTACAGTGGCggtgacaaatgttttattgagagtCAAATGGAAAAAGTGCTGAAAGCTTTTTCAAACCATGTCCTatcacacacatttaaaaaaaaaatcaacggtttgaacacacgcagagagagagaggagagagagagggagagagagagaacatgaaaatTCAACGTAAAACAGAGCAAACAAATTCAACGTAAAACAGAGcaaacagatctctctctctctctctctctctctctctctctctctctccccaacctccccctcctcccatacacacagagggagagagagagagattcaaaaagagCCTGACTCACCTCTGAAGTTGACGGACTGGTCGGTGACCCCGGGGCAGGAGCGCACCTTGGCCACGCTCTGCACCTGGAAGTCCTTGACCGCCGCcttgccgccgccgccgccgcccccTTGTAGGCCCCGCGAGGAGGTGGGCCCTCGGGTCAGCACGTTGTTGACCTCCACCACGTCCAGCAGCACGTTGGACAGCTTCTTGTTCAGCGACTTGTTGATGCGCCGCTGCCTCTGCAGCTGCCGTTGCACGAAGACCATGGCCCGGTAGAGGGTGGTGAAGTTGGACGAGTAGGCCCCCAGCTGCCGCTCCGCCTGCTGCAGGGCCGAGCTGTGGCGGGACAGCGTGGAGTTGAGCTCCCGCGTGCGCACCATCTCCTCCAGGAGGCGCCCCTCCAGGTCTTTGACCTGCGACCTCAGGACGCCCACGTCCTTGTCGCTGCTGTCGGGTCCTGGTCGTCCCCCTAGCCCCGCGGCACGAGAGGCGGCAGCGGCACTGCCTGCCACGGGTCTCCGCGGCTGGTAGATGGATTTGGATTGGttagggaggtaggggggaggagagCGTCTGctagagggggagagcggggagtCTTTCCACGGGTTGTGGGGGTCCTCACCCTGGCCCGGCTGGGCGTCTGCCTGCATGACGGGGCACTTGGACACGTCGAACTCGTTGACCACCAGGGTGTAGGAGCAATGGGCGCTGTCCACGCGGGCCTCGTGCGCCTGCCgcgcccacaccccttcccctcctcctccgatGAGGACCGCCACCACTGCCAGCCACCACCCCATGGCCGggtagagggtgtggggggaggagcagGTGCTTGGGGTGGTCCTTCTTCTTGATGGGCAGGAGAAGGTCCAcatggtggtgttggggttgtggCCGCGTCGTCGGTCGCCGCCtcgtttattgttgttgatttctgcgctgttgttgttgttgtcccctaGTTGTTGGCGTCTCAGTTTCGCtctgatggtgtggtggtggtggtggtggaggttgaagAGACGTCTTGCtgctttgttgtcgttttttgtttcatcacctttaaaaaaacaacaacaacaaaaaaccacaaaaaacaactattGAGTtcggttgttattgttttctcacCATCACTCAGTGTCAGAAGCTTTTTATTCTTCACCATTTGATGTCCCCCAtagactggagaaaaaaaaagagaaaaaaaaattatgaaaaaagaaaCGATTGCACA
This window encodes:
- the LOC143285434 gene encoding uncharacterized protein LOC143285434, whose protein sequence is MWTFSCPSRRRTTPSTCSSPHTLYPAMGWWLAVVAVLIGGGGEGVWARQAHEARVDSAHCSYTLVVNEFDVSKCPVMQADAQPGQGEDPHNPWKDSPLSPSSRRSPPPYLPNQSKSIYQPRRPVAGSAAAASRAAGLGGRPGPDSSDKDVGVLRSQVKDLEGRLLEEMVRTRELNSTLSRHSSALQQAERQLGAYSSNFTTLYRAMVFVQRQLQRQRRINKSLNKKLSNVLLDVVEVNNVLTRGPTSSRGLQGGGGGGGKAAVKDFQVQSVAKVRSCPGVTDQSVNFRDCAEVFEGGHRRSGVYYVKPTAAACPVPVWCDMDTPPGGWLLFQRRQDGSVPFKQDWAHYRDGFGRVDGEHWLGNDNLFLLSNQDHYQLRVDLWDFSGNRVHAVYTTFQVAGERDKYQLTITGFSGSAQDSLYRHNKMAFSTPDRDNDGRREAHCAAEWEAGWWFNNCWFALLNGAYHNRSDVTYRGIAWNHWKREQLRKTEMKIRPVRKTTFN